One region of Triticum aestivum cultivar Chinese Spring chromosome 6B, IWGSC CS RefSeq v2.1, whole genome shotgun sequence genomic DNA includes:
- the LOC123135674 gene encoding alpha/beta-gliadin A-V-like: MKSFLILALLAIVATTATTAVRVPVPQLQPQNPSQQQPQEQVPLVQQQQFLGQQQQKFPGQQQPFPPQQPYPQPQPFLPQLPFPQPQPFPPQQSYPQPQPQYPQPQQPISQQQAQQQQQQQQQILQQILQQQLIPCKDVVLQQPNIAHASSQVSQQSYQLLQQLCCQQLWQTPEQSRCQAIHNVVHAIILHHQQQQQQQQQQQQQQQQQQQQQQPSSQVSYQQPQQ, from the coding sequence ATGAAGTCATTTCTCATCCTTGCCCTCCTTGCTATCGTGGCGACCACCGCCACAACTGCAGTTAGAGTTCCAGTGCCACAATTGCAGCCACAAAATCCATCTCAGCAACAACCACAAGAGCAAGTTCCATTGGTGCAACAACAACAATTTCTAGGGCAGCAACAACAAAAATTTCCAGGGCAGCAGCAACCATTTCCACCACAACAGCCATATCCGCAGCCGCAACCATTTCTGCCACAACTACCATTTCCGCAGCCGCAACCATTTCCACCACAACAATCATATCCACAACCGCAACCACAGTATCCACAACCACAACAACCAATTTCGCAGCAACaagcacaacaacaacaacaacaacaacaacaaatcctTCAACAAATTCTGCAACAACAACTGATTCCATGCAAGGATGTCGTCTTGCAACAACCCAACATAGCACATGCTAGCTCACAAGTATCGCAACAAAGTTACCAACTGTTGCAACAATTATGTTGTCAGCAATTGTGGCAGACCCCCGAACAGTCACGGTGCCAAGCCATCCACAATGTCGTGCATGCTATTATtctgcatcatcaacaacaacaacaacaacaacaacaacaacaacaacaacaacaacaacaacaacaacaacaacaaccgtcGAGCCAGGTCTCCTACCAGCAGCCTCAACAATAA